Proteins encoded in a region of the Salmo trutta chromosome 34, fSalTru1.1, whole genome shotgun sequence genome:
- the LOC115173883 gene encoding biotinidase, producing MSLHVLTVVVAVLYLSPVTLTRAGDRTEGTPGPSYVAAVYEHRVILNPEPHVPLSRAAALEHMMRNLKVYEEQAARAAEQGAQIIVFPEDGIHGFNFSRLSISGYLETIPDPLTEDWNPCTQPDRHNHTEVLQSLSCMARRHQLYLVANMPDLQPCPLTSHPHLDPSQTPCPPDGRWQFNTDVVFRSDGSLAARYHKQNLYFEKEFDTPPRLEVVTFDTPFAGRFGVFTCFDILFHDPTVRLLEKGIRQMIFPTAWMNLLPLLTAVQIQRAVSLGANVTLLAANLRHDSKAMTGSGIFTPSTSIYHHAFHHPGGPEEGKLLVLRIPVLDSDWLATQKQAKRQEEKGGKGEEKEQIGEEGEAKGQGETGGEGDGEPLSASLPTRSPNPSPSPSPSHFISSMMCDPFSFVLLHGSEGQLTVCDGPLCCHLQYRRSPQGGNTELYALGAFAGNHTADGHFALQVCALVRCSGSEVSSCGKGVEEAESRVDFRLEGKFGTRYVYPSLLGSGMVVDKPDRIEKTTDGRVTMEHSGMSVGLVTACLYGRVYDQD from the exons ATGTCCCTCCATGTCCTGACAGTGGTGGTTGCTGTTCTCTATCTGTCCCCGGTAACGTTAACCCGGGCTggggacaggacagaggggacTCCCGGTCCATCTTACGTGGCAGCAGTCTACGAGCACCGGGTGATTTTGAACCCAGAGCCGCACGTGCCTCTGTCCCGGGCCGCGGCGCTCGAGCACATGATGAGGAACCTGAAGGTCTATGAGGAGCAGGCCGCGCGGGCAGCAGAACAG GGGGCTCAGATCATTGTATTTCCAGAGGACGGTATCCATGGGTTCAACTTCAGTCGTCTGTCCATCTCTGGTTACCTTGAGACCATCCCTGACCCACTGACTGAGGACTGGAACCCCTGTACACAGCCTGACAGACACAATCACACTGAG GTCCTCCAGAGTTTGAGCTGCATGGCTCGACGTCACCAACTATACCTGGTGGCCAACATGCCTGACCTCCAGCCCTGCCCTCTGACCTCTCATCCCCACCTTGACCCCTCTCAAACCCCCTGCCCCCCCGATGGGCGCTGGCAGTTCAACACTGATGTAGTCTTCAG GTCTGATGGTTCCCTGGCGGCTCGCTACCACAAACAAAACCTGTACTTCGAGAAGGAATTCGATACCCCGCCCAGACTAGAGGTGGTGACCTTTGACACGCCGTTCGCCGGACGGTTTGGAGTGTTCACCTGCTTTGACATCCTGTTTCATGACCCTACTGTCAGACTACTGGAGAAG GGCATAAGACAGATGATCTTCCCCACAGCCTGGATGAATCTGCTTCCTCTACTAACAGCGGTTCAGATCCAGAGAGCGGTCAGTCTGGGAGCTAACGTCACTCTGCTGGCGGCTAACCTCAGGCATGACAGCAAGGCTATGACGGGCAGCGGCATCTTCACCCCTAGTACTTCCATCTATCACCACGCCTTCCATCACCCTGGGGGGCCAGAGGAGGGGAAGCTGCTGGTGTTGAGGATACCTGTACTGGACAGTGACTGGCTGGCAACACAGAAGCAGGCAAAGAGgcaggaggagaaaggaggaaagGGCGAGGAAAAGGAGCAGATAGGAGAAGAGGGTGAGGCAAAGgggcagggggagacaggaggagaaggTGACGGTGaacctctctctgcttctcttccTACCCGCTCTCCCAATCcttccccatccccatccccctctcaCTTCATCTCCTCTATGATGTGTGACCCGTTCTCCTTCGTCCTGCTGCATGGTTCAGAGGGCCAGCTGACTGTGTGTGACGGTCCTCTCTGCTGCCACCTGCAGTACCGACGGTCCCCACAGGGTGGCAATACGGAGCTCTATGCTCTAGGGGCATTCGCTGGCAATCACACGGCTGACGGACACTTCGCCTTGCAG GTGTGTGCGTTGGTCCGGTGCTCGGGGTCAGAGGTCAGCTCCTGTGGAAAGGGAGTGGAGGAGGCAGAGTCTAGAGTGGACTTCCGGTTGGAGGGGAAGTTCGGAACGCGTTACGTTTACCCGTCGTTGCTAGGTAGCGGCATGGTTGTAGATAAACCCGACCGGATCGAGAAGACCACCGATGGTCGAGTGACCATGGAACACTCAGGGATGTCTGTCGGACTGGTGACCGCATGTCTCTACGGCAGGGTGTACGACCAGgactag